From a single Streptomyces sp. NBC_00377 genomic region:
- a CDS encoding excisionase family DNA-binding protein — protein MTDRYLSVDQVAELLGTTARFPRRLIEERRIRYVKVGRHVRIPESAVEEFIQSRTVEPIRLGRTILRRAA, from the coding sequence ATGACCGACCGCTACCTGTCCGTCGACCAGGTCGCCGAGCTGCTCGGGACGACCGCTCGCTTCCCCCGGCGACTGATCGAGGAACGGCGCATCCGCTACGTGAAGGTCGGCCGGCACGTCCGTATCCCCGAGAGCGCGGTCGAGGAGTTCATTCAGTCCCGCACCGTCGAGCCGATCCGGCTTGGCCGCACCATCCTTCGGAGGGCTGCCTGA